A genomic region of Flavobacteriales bacterium contains the following coding sequences:
- a CDS encoding nuclear transport factor 2 family protein, with translation MERSICSKLPSCTHDTRQQSHRHKWFAAFNAHDLDALLALYKDDAEHYSPKLKVHQPKTNGWVRGKKALRGWWQDAFDRLPELRYEVMGMNTDEEQVFMEYIRHVPGEDDLRVGEVLEIRDGMIVGSRVYHG, from the coding sequence ATGGAGCGGTCGATCTGTTCGAAACTACCTTCGTGCACCCATGACACAAGACAACAAAGCCATCGCCACAAATGGTTCGCGGCTTTCAACGCGCACGACCTTGATGCCTTGTTGGCGCTTTACAAGGATGATGCGGAGCACTACAGCCCGAAGCTGAAAGTGCACCAACCCAAGACCAACGGTTGGGTGCGCGGCAAGAAGGCCTTGCGTGGATGGTGGCAAGATGCTTTTGATCGCTTGCCGGAACTGCGGTATGAAGTGATGGGTATGAACACGGATGAGGAGCAGGTGTTCATGGAATACATCCGGCATGTGCCCGGCGAGGACGACCTGCGGGTTGGCGAGGTGTTGGAGATCCGGGACGGCATGATCGTGGGGTCGCGGGTTTATCACGGATAG